From the Candidatus Edwardsbacteria bacterium genome, the window GAAGCCAAGGATGCCTCTCCCGAGGAACTGGCGGTCAAGGAGATAAACCCGGCCATATACGCTTTTGACAATCAACAATTGGTAAAAGCCCTGAGCCAGCTGACGCCCAACAACAAACAGGGAGAGTATTACCTGACCGACGTGATCGGGATATTCAAACAACAGGGGCTGAAGATATCCGGCCAGATAGTTTCCGACAGCCGGGAGGTGCTGGGGATCAACACTCCCGAAGAGCTGGCGGTATGTGAGGAATACCTTCAGCGTTAGGGCTAAAACATTTTTCTTTTAGTCATTGCGAGTGTAACGAAGCAATCCTCTTTAGGCTTTTAGGTCATGATACGCGAGTATTATTTCTATATAATGTCAAACAAATGGAACTCGGTATTGTATTCTGGCGTGACGAACAATCTCCGACGTCGTATTGCGGAGCATAAACAAATGCGTCCCGGAAGTTTTACTGCGCGTTATAACATTACGAAACTTGTCTATTTCGAGATTTTCAACGATCCCAGAGATGCGATCAGAAGAGAGAAACAGGTCAAAGCCGGCCCACGAAAACAGAAGCAAGAGTTGATCGAAAGCATCAATCCGAAATACAACGATCTGTTACTGGAACTATAAATCGTCCGGCGGAGATTGCTTCGTCGTTCACTTCGGGGAACTCCTCGCAATGACTGAAAAA encodes:
- a CDS encoding GIY-YIG nuclease family protein, producing the protein MSNKWNSVLYSGVTNNLRRRIAEHKQMRPGSFTARYNITKLVYFEIFNDPRDAIRREKQVKAGPRKQKQELIESINPKYNDLLLEL